One genomic window of Candidatus Schekmanbacteria bacterium RIFCSPLOWO2_02_FULL_38_14 includes the following:
- a CDS encoding F0F1 ATP synthase subunit alpha, producing the protein MGIKTSEISEIIKRQISGFEPTVDISEIGTVIMVGDGIARVYGLEKVMYGELLEFPHSVVGIAFNLEEDNVGAVLIGESRAIKEGDTVKRTKRIMEVPVGEKLVGRVVNALGHPLDGKGPIETNNFSPLERLAPGVVERKPVKEPLQTGLKAIDSMIPIGRGQRELIIGDRQTGKTAVALDTIINQKGNGVICIYVATGQKRSTIAQVVKTLENYGAMEYSIVVAASASDPAPMQYISPYAGCAMGEYFRDKGGHALVIYDDLSKQAVAYRQLSLLLRRPPGREAYPGDVFYLHSRLLERAAKLSDELGGGSLTALPIIETQAGDVSAYIPTNVISITDGQIYLESDLFYSGVRPAINVGLSVSRVGGSAQVKAMKQVAGRLRLDLAQYREMAAFAQFGSELDKATQSQLSRGARMVEILKQGQYQPLTTEKQILIIFVGVNGMLDDIPIEECQRFEKEFLQFVENNHKNILTEIKEKKEISKEMEEKMKNLIKEFKQSFSVSKS; encoded by the coding sequence ATGGGAATAAAAACATCAGAAATCAGTGAAATTATTAAGAGACAGATATCCGGGTTTGAACCTACTGTTGATATTAGTGAAATCGGGACTGTCATCATGGTTGGTGATGGTATTGCGAGGGTTTATGGACTGGAAAAAGTAATGTATGGAGAGCTTCTGGAATTTCCTCATAGTGTTGTTGGTATTGCCTTTAACCTTGAAGAGGACAATGTCGGAGCAGTTCTTATAGGTGAAAGTAGAGCAATTAAAGAAGGTGATACTGTAAAAAGAACAAAGAGGATTATGGAAGTTCCTGTTGGAGAAAAGCTCGTAGGAAGGGTTGTTAATGCTCTTGGACATCCACTTGATGGGAAAGGTCCTATAGAAACAAACAATTTTTCTCCTCTTGAAAGACTGGCTCCTGGTGTTGTGGAAAGAAAACCTGTTAAGGAGCCTTTGCAGACAGGGCTTAAGGCGATAGACTCAATGATTCCAATTGGAAGAGGACAGAGAGAATTAATAATAGGAGACAGGCAGACAGGTAAAACTGCTGTAGCACTTGATACCATCATAAACCAGAAAGGTAATGGGGTTATATGCATATATGTTGCAACTGGTCAGAAAAGGTCAACTATTGCGCAGGTAGTAAAAACATTAGAAAACTACGGAGCAATGGAATATTCAATAGTTGTAGCAGCGTCTGCATCTGACCCTGCACCAATGCAGTATATATCCCCCTATGCCGGTTGTGCAATGGGAGAATATTTTAGAGATAAAGGTGGCCATGCACTGGTTATCTATGATGACCTTTCAAAACAGGCAGTAGCATACAGGCAGTTATCTCTTCTTCTTCGCAGACCTCCGGGACGTGAAGCATATCCGGGCGATGTATTTTATCTCCACTCAAGGTTGCTGGAAAGGGCTGCTAAATTAAGCGATGAGCTTGGGGGCGGTTCTCTAACAGCACTTCCCATTATAGAAACTCAGGCTGGAGACGTTTCAGCCTATATTCCTACAAATGTTATTTCAATTACAGATGGTCAGATTTATCTTGAATCAGACCTTTTCTATTCAGGTGTAAGACCTGCAATAAATGTTGGTCTTTCAGTATCAAGGGTTGGAGGCAGTGCGCAGGTAAAAGCAATGAAACAGGTTGCAGGGCGTTTGCGTCTTGATTTGGCGCAATACCGTGAAATGGCTGCATTTGCCCAGTTTGGAAGCGAGCTTGACAAGGCAACCCAGTCTCAGCTGTCAAGGGGAGCGAGGATGGTAGAAATCCTGAAGCAGGGACAGTACCAGCCTCTGACTACTGAAAAACAGATATTAATAATTTTTGTAGGTGTAAACGGAATGCTGGATGATATTCCTATTGAGGAATGTCAGCGTTTTGAAAAGGAGTTTTTGCAGTTTGTTGAGAATAATCATAAAAATATTTTAACAGAGATAAAGGAAAAGAAAGAGATAAGCAAAGAGATGGAAGAAAAAATGAAGAATCTAATAAAAGAATTCAAACAGTCATTTAGTGTTTCAAAATCCTAA
- a CDS encoding ATP synthase F1 subunit gamma yields MPSLRDIKRRINSIKKTQQITKAMKMVSASKLRRAQERIIALRPYAKKMQEVVGSMALRAPENSHPLLQKGDDGITELVVITADKGLCGGFNNNIIKQGIRILSESGKDDTNLTLIGRKGRDFFKKRNISVRNVYVDFFGKLGYEHAVQISREIIKTYAEEQIQKVMLVYNGFKSAISQVITVEQLLPIVPLEVKEGEYSVDFLYEPSRDEIFKELLPKNIEVQIYHALLESAAAEYAARMTAMDSASKNASEIIDSLTLKYNKARQTSITKELLEVVGGAEALKS; encoded by the coding sequence ATGCCAAGTTTAAGAGATATAAAAAGAAGAATAAACAGTATAAAGAAAACACAGCAGATAACCAAAGCAATGAAAATGGTTTCTGCATCAAAGCTCAGAAGAGCTCAAGAGCGAATCATTGCTTTAAGGCCTTATGCAAAGAAAATGCAGGAAGTGGTTGGGAGTATGGCTTTAAGAGCACCTGAAAACAGCCATCCTCTTCTCCAGAAGGGAGATGATGGAATAACAGAGCTGGTTGTCATAACAGCAGATAAGGGATTGTGCGGCGGATTCAATAATAACATAATAAAACAGGGAATAAGGATTTTAAGTGAAAGCGGGAAGGATGATACGAACCTAACACTTATTGGAAGGAAAGGAAGAGATTTCTTTAAAAAAAGAAATATCTCTGTAAGGAATGTCTATGTAGATTTTTTTGGAAAACTTGGCTATGAACACGCTGTGCAGATTTCAAGAGAAATAATAAAAACCTATGCTGAAGAGCAGATACAAAAGGTAATGCTGGTTTATAATGGTTTTAAATCAGCTATATCCCAGGTAATAACTGTTGAACAACTACTCCCAATTGTTCCTCTTGAGGTTAAAGAGGGTGAATATTCAGTTGACTTCTTATACGAACCTTCAAGGGATGAAATTTTTAAGGAATTGTTGCCAAAGAATATTGAAGTTCAGATATACCATGCCCTTTTAGAATCTGCAGCTGCAGAATATGCAGCCAGAATGACAGCAATGGATTCTGCATCAAAGAATGCATCAGAAATAATAGATAGTTTAACTTTGAAGTACAATAAAGCAAGACAGACTTCAATAACAAAGGAACTGCTGGAAGTAGTAGGTGGCGCAGAAGCTCTTAAAAGTTAA
- a CDS encoding ATP synthase F1 subunit delta, whose translation MIKDIIGKRYAKALIDSIEKKEDFDRVGKQLKEVALVFKESKELQNFFFNPAIPFTKKEIVLGEILNFYQLHPSLKKTIFLLLKNDWLKIIYTIYNHFMFYCDQYNNRVRAEITSAYKLTDDERTGIAKKLGNYTGKEVVLNTKIDSDIIGGVIARIGSLVIDGSVRNYLKMVKNSLTKDIQ comes from the coding sequence GTGATCAAGGATATAATAGGCAAGAGATACGCAAAGGCATTAATAGACTCAATTGAGAAAAAAGAAGATTTTGATAGAGTTGGCAAACAGTTAAAAGAGGTTGCTCTTGTTTTTAAAGAGTCTAAAGAGTTGCAGAATTTTTTCTTTAACCCTGCCATCCCTTTCACAAAAAAAGAAATAGTTCTTGGTGAAATCTTAAATTTTTATCAACTTCACCCATCTCTTAAAAAAACCATATTTCTTCTTCTGAAGAATGACTGGTTAAAAATTATTTATACTATATATAACCATTTTATGTTCTATTGTGACCAGTATAATAACAGGGTGAGGGCTGAAATTACATCAGCTTATAAGTTAACTGATGATGAAAGAACAGGGATTGCAAAAAAGCTTGGCAACTATACAGGAAAAGAAGTTGTTCTGAATACAAAAATAGATTCAGATATTATCGGAGGAGTTATTGCCAGAATAGGAAGCCTTGTTATTGACGGAAGCGTCAGAAATTATCTTAAAATGGTAAAAAATAGTTTAACAAAAGATATTCAGTAG